Proteins encoded by one window of Chromobacterium violaceum ATCC 12472:
- a CDS encoding HutD family protein produces the protein MRVLSRQSFQDMPWANGGGRTCELFRLPHPDRRDAFALRLSIAEVAEGGPFSHFAGVDRLLGLLEGEGMELSLADGRRLTLDAPGQVVAFTGEIGIQCRLLGGPLHDCNLMLARDWGRGDLERLSPADGETARLEAADLVLLYLQRGEWSRDGEDLPSGSLLLLENEAASLRAKDGAIAWLATARRLPA, from the coding sequence ATGCGCGTACTGAGCCGACAGAGTTTCCAGGACATGCCGTGGGCCAATGGCGGCGGACGCACCTGCGAGTTGTTCCGCCTGCCGCATCCGGACCGGCGCGACGCGTTCGCGCTGCGGCTATCCATCGCCGAAGTGGCCGAAGGCGGGCCGTTTTCCCACTTCGCCGGCGTCGACCGCTTGCTGGGCCTGCTGGAAGGCGAGGGCATGGAGTTGAGCCTGGCCGACGGCCGCAGGCTGACGCTGGACGCGCCGGGGCAGGTGGTGGCTTTCACCGGCGAGATCGGCATCCAGTGCCGGTTGCTGGGCGGGCCGCTGCACGACTGCAACCTGATGCTGGCGCGCGACTGGGGACGGGGCGATCTGGAGCGGCTGTCGCCGGCGGACGGAGAAACCGCGCGGCTGGAAGCCGCGGATCTGGTCCTGCTGTATCTGCAGCGCGGCGAGTGGTCGCGCGACGGCGAGGATTTGCCGAGCGGCAGCCTGCTGCTATTGGAGAACGAGGCCGCCAGCCTGCGCGCGAAGGACGGCGCGATCGCGTGGCTGGCCACCGCGCGCCGCCTTCCGGCGTGA